A region from the Streptomyces sp. 3214.6 genome encodes:
- a CDS encoding acyl-CoA thioesterase, whose amino-acid sequence MNQPATTPPTVTRPTVTGPRATDGSLDHVLAALALTETEPDTFLAPSATIDLPRLFGGQILAQTLLAAARTVDRTAPAHSLHAHFLRPGHPERPVRLTISRLRDGNRLHSRAVTVTQEDRTLATATVSFAAPSTGVEHQRPAPASPPPESLPSSAEWDGPRGNLGRLWATALGLDVRVVPDAPGGSILVWHRTRSAMADDDLLHQALLVYMSDVTTLSTALVPHGVPVGSLYADGRFWEGVTLDHAMWFHRPARADEWLLFAAESPAGTAERGLVRSDVYTLDGTLVASLAQQGLFRVRD is encoded by the coding sequence ATGAACCAGCCCGCGACAACCCCACCCACCGTGACCCGGCCCACGGTGACCGGTCCGCGCGCCACGGACGGCTCACTCGACCACGTCCTCGCCGCCCTGGCGCTCACCGAGACGGAACCGGACACCTTCCTCGCACCGAGCGCGACCATAGACCTGCCGCGGCTCTTCGGCGGCCAGATCCTCGCCCAGACACTGCTCGCCGCGGCCCGCACCGTCGACCGGACGGCCCCGGCACACTCGTTGCACGCCCACTTCTTGCGCCCCGGGCACCCCGAGCGGCCCGTCCGGCTCACCATCTCCCGGCTGCGCGACGGCAACAGGCTGCACAGCCGCGCCGTGACAGTCACTCAGGAGGACCGGACGCTCGCGACCGCGACCGTGTCCTTCGCGGCCCCGTCGACCGGCGTGGAGCACCAGCGCCCGGCTCCGGCGAGTCCGCCGCCGGAGTCACTGCCGTCATCGGCTGAGTGGGACGGCCCGCGGGGTAACCTGGGCCGGCTCTGGGCGACGGCGCTGGGACTGGACGTACGCGTGGTGCCGGACGCACCGGGCGGTTCGATTCTGGTGTGGCACCGCACCAGGAGCGCGATGGCCGACGATGACCTGCTGCACCAGGCTCTGCTCGTCTACATGTCGGACGTCACCACGCTGTCGACGGCTCTCGTCCCCCACGGCGTCCCCGTCGGCTCCCTGTATGCCGACGGCCGGTTCTGGGAGGGCGTCACCCTCGACCACGCCATGTGGTTCCACCGCCCCGCCCGCGCGGACGAGTGGCTGCTGTTCGCCGCGGAATCGCCGGCCGGCACGGCCGAACGCGGCCTCGTCCGCTCCGACGTGTACACCCTCGACGGCACACTCGTCGCATCCCTCGCCCAACAGGGCCTGTTCCGTGTCCGTGACTGA
- a CDS encoding long-chain-fatty-acid--CoA ligase produces MPSRSSDSPKDQAVTVPRTVASLIRATATAHPDAPAVVGDGRPVTHRELHERSSALATALLAAGLVPGDRVAYLGRNATEYWELFFAAAKTGLVVVPLNFRLAPAEVEWILQDALPAALVVEEYLVPLVPPGLVGDLGGRTLVFRQGGNPDTWPGWSSFDEVVGAHPAQDPHRDAGGDDLLCLMYSSGTTGRPKGVSISAGGLLWAIDTFGAQFDVSPASVSLVPTPYYHITAGGWALIALTAGGRIVQFTEASPDRMHTLLVRHRATHVIMVPTLIQYFISSPAASQTDYSSVEWLLYGGSPISESVMVRAQELFGARLAQGYGLTETTGVATILGPEDHTTERAGRLRSAGRPVPGVDIEIRHVLTGDVCPPGTHGEVVARGPGVTRGYWNLPQDTADAYLPGGWFRTGDAGYLDADGYLFLQDRLKDVIVSGGENIYPAEVENTIMSHPDVLEAAVIGIPSERWGETPYAIVVPRHGCVVEPADVVAHTRAHLAHYKCPSAVQVVDALPRNPSGKILKRELRHPFWAGRDRTIS; encoded by the coding sequence ATGCCCTCGCGATCGTCGGACAGCCCAAAGGATCAGGCTGTCACCGTCCCCCGTACCGTGGCCAGTCTGATCCGGGCGACGGCCACCGCTCACCCGGACGCTCCTGCCGTGGTGGGTGACGGCCGGCCCGTTACCCACCGTGAGCTCCATGAGCGCTCCAGTGCGCTCGCCACCGCGCTGCTGGCCGCCGGGCTCGTCCCCGGCGACCGGGTTGCCTACCTCGGCCGCAATGCCACCGAGTACTGGGAGCTGTTTTTCGCCGCGGCCAAGACAGGCCTCGTCGTCGTCCCGCTGAACTTCCGGCTGGCGCCGGCGGAGGTGGAGTGGATCCTGCAGGACGCCCTGCCCGCCGCGCTCGTGGTGGAGGAATACCTGGTACCCCTGGTTCCGCCGGGACTCGTCGGAGACCTGGGGGGCCGGACCTTGGTCTTCCGCCAGGGCGGGAATCCCGATACGTGGCCCGGCTGGAGCTCCTTCGACGAGGTCGTGGGCGCCCATCCCGCGCAGGATCCACACCGCGACGCCGGCGGCGACGATCTGCTGTGCCTGATGTACTCCTCTGGTACAACCGGTCGCCCCAAGGGCGTGAGTATCAGCGCCGGTGGTCTGTTGTGGGCGATCGACACCTTCGGCGCACAGTTCGACGTCTCACCGGCCTCGGTGAGCCTCGTGCCCACGCCCTATTACCACATCACCGCTGGTGGATGGGCGCTCATCGCGCTCACGGCTGGTGGCCGTATCGTCCAGTTCACCGAGGCGAGCCCGGACCGGATGCACACCCTGCTGGTCCGCCACCGTGCAACGCACGTGATCATGGTGCCCACCCTCATCCAGTACTTCATCTCCAGCCCGGCCGCCTCTCAGACCGACTACTCCAGCGTCGAGTGGCTCCTCTACGGTGGCTCGCCCATCTCGGAATCCGTCATGGTTCGCGCCCAGGAGCTCTTCGGCGCCCGGCTGGCACAGGGTTACGGGCTGACCGAGACCACCGGCGTGGCGACGATCCTCGGCCCCGAGGACCACACCACCGAGCGGGCCGGCAGACTGCGGTCCGCTGGCCGTCCGGTCCCAGGGGTGGATATCGAGATCCGCCACGTGCTCACTGGAGACGTCTGCCCTCCCGGCACGCACGGAGAGGTCGTCGCCCGCGGGCCAGGAGTGACGCGCGGCTACTGGAACCTGCCGCAGGACACGGCGGACGCCTACTTGCCCGGTGGCTGGTTCCGGACCGGAGACGCCGGCTATCTCGACGCCGACGGCTATCTGTTTCTCCAGGACCGGCTCAAGGACGTCATCGTCTCCGGCGGGGAGAACATCTACCCGGCCGAGGTGGAGAACACCATCATGTCCCACCCGGACGTACTTGAAGCCGCCGTCATCGGCATCCCCTCCGAGCGGTGGGGCGAGACCCCGTACGCCATCGTCGTGCCGCGCCATGGTTGTGTCGTCGAGCCCGCCGACGTTGTCGCCCACACTCGCGCGCATCTGGCCCACTACAAGTGCCCCTCCGCGGTCCAGGTCGTTGACGCTCTGCCTCGCAACCCGTCGGGAAAGATCCTCAAACGCGAATTGCGACACCCCTTCTGGGCGGGACGGGACCGGACCATCTCCTGA
- a CDS encoding aldehyde dehydrogenase family protein translates to MRDQDPDPTALFDKHRHLLDRARAATADRTNWSAYDDAPPSGPADADRADAWLREQCGRPFPLDHPGTPRRQDDEVSPYTGEPLGISYPHATPDELIEAAEKAWEGWRTADAPVRVGVCLEICEQLFAANDRLAAAAMHTTGQSRGMSLAGSGTNALDRGLEAIAMAYEALRRTPSGAPWSRAFGRTTVTLDKRYRVQPLGVAVVIACASFPAWNVYPALFANLATGNPVVVKPHPTSVLQMALAVGICREVIAAAGFDTDLVTLAVDSVAEPVAQRLVRHEKTRIVDFTGSAGFGEWIEANARRTQVYTETSGTNSVLLESVTDPEPVLRALAGSLCLFSAQMCTSPQNIFVPREGLRTATGVLTVDELAAALADAIRAVSTVPRRAAAVMGAVQSARTLDELALLTEEVRRRGSVVLEPAGYPHPEHPGARTSGPLLARIDVADHDLYGFERFGPVAFLITCDDAGQALARATEDAREGGAITAFVYSTDEAYLERAEEGYARAGAALTVNLTGPMPLNFSAAFSDYHVTGLNPAGTATLTDESFIAGRFRVVQSRRPAPNAGHHRSGASS, encoded by the coding sequence ATGCGTGACCAAGACCCAGACCCCACAGCCCTGTTCGACAAACACCGGCACCTGCTGGACCGCGCCAGGGCGGCGACCGCCGATCGGACGAACTGGAGTGCCTACGACGACGCGCCGCCCTCCGGCCCCGCCGACGCCGACCGGGCCGACGCATGGCTGCGCGAGCAGTGCGGGCGGCCGTTCCCCCTCGACCACCCGGGGACCCCGCGCCGCCAGGACGACGAGGTGTCGCCGTACACCGGCGAGCCCCTCGGCATCTCCTATCCGCACGCCACCCCCGACGAACTGATCGAGGCCGCGGAGAAGGCGTGGGAGGGCTGGCGGACGGCGGACGCGCCGGTGCGTGTCGGGGTGTGCCTGGAGATCTGCGAGCAGCTCTTCGCGGCCAACGACCGGCTGGCCGCCGCCGCGATGCACACCACGGGGCAGAGCCGCGGTATGAGCCTGGCGGGCAGCGGCACCAACGCCCTGGACCGCGGCCTGGAGGCCATCGCCATGGCGTACGAGGCGCTGCGCCGGACGCCGAGCGGAGCCCCCTGGTCGCGCGCCTTCGGACGCACCACCGTGACCCTCGACAAGCGCTACCGCGTGCAGCCCCTCGGGGTGGCGGTCGTCATCGCCTGCGCCAGTTTCCCCGCCTGGAACGTGTATCCCGCCCTGTTCGCGAACCTCGCCACCGGCAATCCGGTCGTCGTCAAGCCCCACCCCACCTCCGTGCTGCAGATGGCCCTCGCCGTCGGGATCTGCCGGGAGGTGATCGCGGCGGCGGGCTTCGACACCGATCTGGTGACCCTCGCCGTGGACAGCGTCGCCGAGCCGGTCGCGCAGCGACTCGTCAGGCACGAGAAGACCCGCATCGTGGACTTCACCGGTTCGGCCGGCTTCGGCGAGTGGATCGAGGCGAACGCCCGCCGCACCCAGGTGTACACCGAGACCTCCGGCACCAACTCGGTGCTGCTGGAGTCGGTCACGGACCCGGAACCCGTGCTCCGGGCCCTGGCCGGATCGCTCTGTCTGTTCTCGGCGCAGATGTGCACCAGCCCGCAGAACATCTTCGTCCCGCGCGAGGGCCTGCGCACCGCGACCGGGGTGCTCACCGTCGACGAGCTGGCCGCCGCGCTCGCCGACGCGATCCGCGCCGTGAGTACGGTGCCCAGGCGCGCCGCCGCCGTCATGGGTGCCGTCCAGTCGGCCCGTACCCTCGACGAACTCGCCCTGCTGACCGAGGAGGTCCGCCGCCGGGGCAGTGTGGTGCTCGAACCCGCCGGCTACCCGCATCCCGAACACCCCGGGGCGCGCACCAGCGGACCGCTGCTCGCCCGGATCGACGTCGCCGACCACGACCTGTACGGGTTCGAGCGGTTCGGCCCCGTCGCCTTCCTCATCACCTGCGACGACGCCGGCCAGGCGCTCGCCCGGGCCACCGAGGACGCCCGCGAGGGCGGGGCGATCACGGCGTTCGTGTACTCCACCGACGAGGCGTACCTGGAGCGGGCCGAGGAGGGTTACGCCCGCGCGGGGGCCGCCCTGACCGTCAACCTCACCGGCCCGATGCCGCTCAACTTCTCGGCCGCCTTCAGCGATTACCACGTCACCGGCCTCAACCCGGCCGGCACCGCCACCCTCACGGACGAGTCCTTCATCGCCGGCCGCTTCCGTGTCGTCCAGTCCCGCCGCCCCGCCCCGAACGCCGGGCACCACCGATCAGGAGCATCGTCATGA
- a CDS encoding class I adenylate-forming enzyme family protein codes for MPVGALAERAAARHRDRTAVVGPDGDRTFAQLHDTALRLANGLLAAGLRPGDRVLELLPNSCATLESDLALALAGLVRVPLNPRLGAREWERIADDCGASALVYGASFTDESEALRTGLGEGRVVAAGDGPGLSLRDLVAHSPARRLAPVADGSLAGLAYSSGTTGRPKGALRTHRNRLASARAMTDSVLGGSPRPDSVFLHAGPLMHTSGLFFLPFLAAGACQILLDHADAESIVETVHDRRVTHTVLVPTMVARLLSLAGSPRARLSALRMLAYAGAPMPTDHIRAASELLTPHLVQYYGLVEAMPPLTWLTSEDHAHGLAERPELLTSAGRPAPGVSLRIVDEEDAEVPDGRPGEVEVRGDMVMPGYWNAERRGDLGKVLRGGRLRTGDIGRLGEDGLLWLTDRVNDMIITGGYNVYPREVEDSVTGLDGVTAAAVVGLPDPEWGQRVAVAYTCAPGLDVSSAAVLSHCRSVLPPHKRPKAAHRLAVMPLNATGKISRRAVRDLLGEPGPGRSGRGTAQGA; via the coding sequence ATGCCCGTCGGAGCACTCGCCGAACGAGCGGCGGCACGTCATCGCGACCGCACGGCGGTCGTCGGGCCGGACGGTGACCGCACCTTCGCCCAACTCCACGACACCGCCCTGCGCCTGGCGAACGGCCTGCTCGCCGCTGGGCTGCGGCCCGGTGACCGGGTCCTGGAACTGCTGCCCAACAGCTGCGCCACCCTCGAATCGGATCTGGCGCTCGCCCTGGCCGGGTTGGTGCGCGTCCCGCTCAACCCCCGCCTCGGCGCCCGCGAGTGGGAACGCATCGCCGACGACTGCGGCGCGAGTGCGCTGGTGTACGGCGCCTCCTTCACGGACGAGTCCGAGGCACTGCGCACGGGACTGGGAGAGGGGCGGGTCGTCGCGGCGGGGGACGGTCCGGGCCTGAGCCTGCGTGACCTCGTCGCGCACAGCCCGGCCCGCCGCCTCGCCCCGGTGGCGGACGGCAGCCTGGCGGGGCTCGCCTACTCCTCGGGTACGACCGGCCGCCCCAAGGGCGCCTTGCGCACCCACCGCAACCGGCTCGCCTCCGCCCGTGCCATGACGGACTCGGTCCTCGGCGGCTCTCCCCGCCCCGACAGCGTCTTTCTGCACGCGGGCCCACTCATGCACACCAGCGGCCTGTTCTTCCTCCCCTTCCTGGCCGCCGGGGCCTGCCAGATCCTGCTGGACCACGCCGATGCCGAGTCGATCGTCGAGACGGTCCACGACCGCCGCGTCACCCACACCGTCCTGGTGCCGACCATGGTGGCGCGGCTGCTGTCCCTCGCCGGATCTCCCCGCGCCCGGCTCTCGGCCCTGCGCATGCTCGCCTACGCCGGTGCGCCCATGCCGACGGACCACATCCGCGCGGCATCGGAACTGCTCACCCCGCACCTGGTCCAGTACTACGGCCTGGTCGAGGCCATGCCCCCGTTGACGTGGCTGACGTCGGAGGACCACGCGCACGGCCTGGCCGAGCGGCCGGAGCTCCTCACCTCGGCCGGACGCCCGGCCCCCGGTGTCTCCCTGCGCATCGTGGACGAGGAGGATGCCGAGGTTCCCGACGGCCGTCCCGGAGAGGTGGAGGTCCGGGGAGACATGGTCATGCCGGGCTATTGGAACGCCGAGCGGCGCGGAGACCTGGGCAAGGTCCTGCGTGGCGGCCGGCTGCGCACCGGCGACATCGGCCGTCTCGGTGAGGACGGTCTGCTGTGGCTCACCGATCGCGTGAACGACATGATCATCACGGGGGGTTACAACGTCTACCCGCGGGAGGTCGAGGACTCGGTCACCGGACTGGACGGCGTGACCGCGGCTGCCGTGGTGGGGCTGCCGGACCCGGAATGGGGGCAACGGGTGGCGGTCGCCTACACCTGCGCCCCCGGTCTCGACGTCAGCTCCGCGGCCGTTCTCTCCCACTGCCGGTCCGTGCTGCCCCCGCACAAACGCCCCAAGGCGGCTCACCGGCTGGCGGTGATGCCGCTCAACGCGACGGGAAAGATCAGCCGCCGGGCCGTACGCGACCTGCTCGGCGAGCCCGGCCCCGGACGGTCTGGCCGAGGCACCGCTCAAGGAGCTTGA
- a CDS encoding winged helix-turn-helix transcriptional regulator: MAASGEPRPSAIGQALLALGDQWALLILQRALLTHARRFAQWRDQLGMSESVLAARIKELVAGGLLRPQPYRDGGRTRTEYLLTPQAIELWPLLTAIWSWEREWVERPVGLPDLVHDVCARTTDVDLGCQACGAAPVTARETDTQRGAGSAFGLVAVARHHRRTARGRVPRDALSYFPDTMEILGDRWSTALLAVAFLRVRRFADFQTELGMAPSVLSDRLRRFCDLGVLEPRAPVAGGRAEYRLTEKGLAFFPVLAFLVDWAQRWYPGPAGSGVAITHRACGKPFVPYLRCRTCETPLERAQVHFAVEGAEGAHSATTAVQLPPAPAATR; the protein is encoded by the coding sequence GTGGCCGCATCCGGCGAGCCGCGCCCCAGTGCGATCGGGCAGGCGCTGCTCGCGTTGGGGGACCAGTGGGCGTTGCTCATCCTGCAGCGGGCGTTGCTGACGCACGCCCGGCGCTTCGCGCAGTGGCGTGATCAGCTGGGGATGTCCGAGTCGGTGCTCGCGGCCCGGATCAAGGAACTCGTCGCCGGGGGGCTGCTGCGTCCGCAGCCGTACCGTGACGGGGGACGTACCCGCACCGAGTATCTGCTGACCCCGCAGGCCATCGAGTTGTGGCCGTTGCTGACGGCCATCTGGTCGTGGGAGCGGGAGTGGGTCGAGCGGCCGGTGGGCCTGCCCGATCTGGTCCACGACGTGTGCGCACGGACCACCGACGTGGACCTGGGGTGCCAGGCGTGCGGTGCCGCGCCGGTGACCGCGCGGGAGACGGACACGCAGCGTGGCGCGGGCTCGGCCTTCGGTCTGGTCGCCGTGGCCCGGCATCACCGCCGGACCGCGCGCGGCCGGGTTCCGCGGGACGCGCTGTCGTACTTCCCGGACACCATGGAGATCCTGGGCGACCGCTGGAGCACCGCGCTCCTGGCGGTGGCCTTCCTGCGGGTCAGGCGGTTCGCGGACTTCCAGACGGAGCTGGGCATGGCGCCGTCCGTGCTGAGCGACCGGCTGCGCAGGTTCTGCGACCTCGGGGTGCTCGAACCCCGGGCGCCCGTGGCCGGGGGGCGTGCCGAGTACCGGCTGACCGAGAAGGGGCTGGCGTTCTTCCCGGTGCTGGCCTTCCTGGTGGACTGGGCCCAGCGCTGGTACCCGGGTCCGGCCGGTTCGGGCGTCGCGATCACACACCGGGCCTGCGGGAAGCCGTTCGTTCCGTACCTCCGGTGCCGGACGTGCGAGACACCGCTGGAGCGGGCTCAGGTGCACTTCGCCGTCGAGGGCGCTGAGGGCGCGCACTCCGCGACGACAGCGGTTCAGCTGCCGCCGGCCCCTGCGGCCACCCGCTGA
- a CDS encoding class I adenylate-forming enzyme family protein — translation MDVFTSRPRALHPAERVAEYRARGWWTDETIDDLLRHQVARRPDRLAVVDPPDKPGLMTLAANRWTWAELDSAVDHVAATLLGSGIRPGDLIGVQLPNSTELVATYLAAIRIGAVVSPLPVPYREYEIGMLAGLAGFRAFITADRIGERNAAETAVAVLEPVPSVGLLFSFGDNPPPGTRRLDVAAADFSDRATVGDHLKHHRPDPNDCVTVCWTSGTESTPKAVPRCHYDWIAISWPTVDGPQLTGDDVILNPFPMVNMASVAGTMLPWLRLGCTYVLHHPFTLPEFLRQIAAERVTYTLAPPAILTLLLQNESLMAAADLSSLRCIASGSAPLAPSMVRGWQEDHGISVVNFFGSNEGICLLGAPADFPDPEIRAQYFPRYGLKGESWSGRTAERVSLRLVDLVTGVEITEPGRPGELYLKGPMVFAGYLEGTTDADPFDDQGYLRTGDVFEIAGERGQYLHYVDRSKDLIIRGGMNIAPAEIEGLLASHPGVAEVAVVGYPDPVLGQRACAVVVVRPGVSLDADQLLGHLRGLRIASYKLPERFVFVPELPRNPMGKIVKPRLRELLAAGRLDTSPSGVVPDAG, via the coding sequence ATGGACGTCTTCACGAGCCGCCCCAGGGCACTCCACCCCGCGGAACGCGTCGCCGAATACCGCGCCCGGGGCTGGTGGACCGACGAGACGATCGACGACCTGCTGCGACACCAGGTGGCACGACGCCCCGACCGCCTCGCCGTCGTGGACCCGCCGGACAAGCCGGGCCTCATGACCCTGGCGGCCAACCGCTGGACCTGGGCCGAACTCGACAGCGCCGTGGACCACGTCGCCGCCACGCTGCTGGGGTCCGGCATCCGCCCCGGCGACCTGATCGGCGTACAACTGCCCAACAGCACCGAACTCGTCGCCACCTACTTGGCGGCGATCCGGATCGGCGCCGTCGTGTCGCCGCTTCCGGTCCCGTACCGGGAGTACGAGATCGGCATGCTGGCGGGCCTGGCCGGCTTCAGGGCGTTCATCACCGCGGACCGCATCGGGGAGCGCAACGCCGCCGAAACCGCCGTCGCGGTCCTGGAACCGGTCCCCTCCGTAGGGCTCCTCTTCTCGTTCGGCGACAACCCGCCGCCCGGTACCCGGCGGCTCGACGTGGCCGCCGCCGACTTCTCGGACCGGGCCACCGTCGGCGACCACCTCAAGCACCACCGGCCCGACCCCAACGACTGCGTCACGGTGTGCTGGACCTCGGGCACCGAGAGCACCCCGAAGGCGGTACCGCGCTGCCACTACGACTGGATCGCCATCTCCTGGCCGACCGTCGACGGTCCGCAGCTCACCGGCGACGACGTCATCCTCAACCCCTTCCCGATGGTCAACATGGCGTCCGTGGCCGGCACGATGCTGCCCTGGCTGCGGCTCGGCTGCACCTATGTGCTGCACCACCCCTTCACTCTGCCCGAGTTCCTGCGGCAGATCGCGGCGGAACGGGTCACCTACACCCTCGCCCCGCCCGCGATCCTCACCCTGCTCCTGCAGAACGAGTCCCTCATGGCGGCCGCCGACCTGTCCTCGCTGCGCTGCATCGCCTCCGGGTCCGCGCCCCTGGCGCCGTCGATGGTGCGCGGCTGGCAGGAGGACCACGGCATCTCCGTGGTCAACTTCTTCGGTTCCAACGAGGGAATCTGTCTGCTGGGCGCCCCCGCCGACTTCCCCGACCCCGAGATCCGGGCGCAGTACTTTCCCCGCTACGGCCTCAAGGGCGAATCCTGGTCGGGCCGCACCGCCGAACGCGTGTCCCTCCGCCTGGTGGACCTGGTCACCGGAGTGGAGATCACCGAACCCGGCCGGCCCGGGGAGCTGTACCTCAAGGGCCCCATGGTCTTCGCGGGCTACCTGGAGGGGACCACCGACGCCGACCCCTTCGATGACCAGGGCTACCTGCGCACCGGGGACGTCTTCGAGATCGCCGGCGAGCGCGGGCAGTACCTCCATTACGTCGACCGCAGCAAGGACCTCATCATCCGGGGCGGTATGAACATCGCCCCGGCGGAGATCGAGGGCCTGCTGGCCTCCCATCCCGGTGTCGCCGAAGTGGCGGTGGTGGGCTACCCCGACCCGGTGCTCGGGCAACGGGCCTGTGCGGTCGTCGTGGTCCGGCCGGGCGTGAGCCTCGACGCGGACCAGCTGCTGGGCCATCTGCGGGGGCTGCGCATCGCGTCGTACAAGCTTCCCGAGCGGTTCGTGTTCGTCCCGGAGCTGCCGCGCAATCCCATGGGCAAGATCGTCAAGCCGCGGTTGCGTGAGCTGCTGGCCGCAGGGCGGCTGGACACGTCGCCGTCCGGCGTGGTGCCCGACGCCGGCTGA
- a CDS encoding PaaI family thioesterase gives MTDRSAHETPTATPVRPDTAPGSAPVRPESAPDSATAHPDTAPRPTPATPGRLPTPEELTALADGRLPGLLGFTVTRVEATRIAAAMAVEPHHLAPNGYLHAASVVALADTACGLGCRLTLPEGALGFTTLEIKTSYLRTTRAGTVRTQAELVHGGRRTQVWDATVTDDEDRPLALFRCTQLVLWPT, from the coding sequence ATGACGGACCGCAGCGCGCACGAAACGCCGACCGCCACGCCCGTACGGCCGGATACGGCACCTGGCTCCGCGCCGGTACGGCCGGAGTCGGCACCTGACTCCGCAACAGCACACCCGGACACCGCACCCCGCCCTACCCCCGCCACCCCCGGCCGCCTCCCCACCCCCGAGGAGCTGACCGCCCTCGCCGACGGCAGGCTGCCCGGTCTCCTCGGATTCACCGTGACGCGCGTGGAGGCCACCCGGATCGCCGCCGCCATGGCGGTGGAGCCGCATCACCTGGCCCCCAACGGCTACCTGCACGCGGCCTCGGTGGTGGCCCTGGCCGACACCGCCTGCGGGCTGGGCTGCCGTCTCACCCTCCCGGAGGGCGCGCTCGGCTTCACCACCCTGGAAATCAAGACGTCCTACCTGCGGACCACCCGCGCCGGAACGGTCCGTACCCAGGCCGAGCTCGTGCACGGCGGACGGCGCACACAGGTCTGGGACGCCACCGTGACCGACGACGAGGACCGCCCGCTGGCCCTCTTCCGCTGCACCCAGCTCGTCCTGTGGCCGACCTGA
- a CDS encoding thiolase family protein codes for MDAYILDAVRTPFGANRGGLSAMRVDDLAARPLRVLMARHPDLDPADIEDVIYGNANGAGEDNRNVARMAVLLAGLPVSVPATTVNRLCGSGAEAVVQAARAIASGQAGLVVAGGVEGMSRAPYVLPPIDSALPRTLKLESTTVGWRMPNPAFPGHWVEPLGRSAERVAAAKGISRREQDEWAVRSHTLAHEAWQKGLHDHVFPVAGVERDESIRPGTTPDVLASLRPAFSADGTVTAGNASPVNDGAAAVLLGTLDHAKRLGAEPLARVVASAVVGVEPDRFALAPVPAVHRVLERAGRSLSDLRVLEINEAFAAMVLSCLDELGGITENMVNPNGGAIALGHPLGASAARALVDCAREVRRRGGGLGVMAACIGVGQGIAVLVEA; via the coding sequence GTGGACGCCTACATTCTCGACGCGGTCCGCACGCCGTTCGGGGCCAACCGAGGCGGCCTGTCCGCCATGCGGGTCGACGACCTGGCGGCCCGGCCCCTGAGGGTCCTCATGGCACGGCACCCGGATCTCGACCCTGCGGACATCGAGGACGTGATCTACGGCAACGCCAACGGCGCCGGAGAGGACAACCGCAACGTGGCCCGGATGGCCGTGCTGCTGGCCGGCCTGCCCGTGTCGGTGCCCGCGACCACCGTGAACCGGCTCTGCGGATCCGGCGCCGAAGCCGTCGTCCAGGCGGCGCGGGCGATCGCCTCCGGGCAGGCGGGACTGGTCGTGGCCGGGGGCGTGGAAGGCATGAGCCGAGCGCCCTACGTCCTCCCGCCCATCGACAGCGCGCTTCCCCGCACGCTGAAGCTGGAGTCCACCACCGTCGGCTGGCGCATGCCCAACCCCGCGTTCCCCGGCCACTGGGTGGAACCCCTGGGCCGCTCCGCCGAGCGGGTCGCGGCCGCCAAGGGCATCTCGCGCCGAGAGCAGGACGAGTGGGCCGTACGCTCCCACACGCTGGCGCACGAGGCGTGGCAGAAGGGCCTGCACGACCATGTGTTCCCGGTGGCCGGGGTCGAACGGGACGAGAGCATCCGCCCCGGCACCACACCGGACGTGCTCGCGTCGCTCCGGCCCGCGTTCTCCGCCGACGGCACGGTGACGGCGGGGAACGCCTCCCCCGTCAACGACGGGGCGGCCGCGGTCCTGCTCGGCACCCTCGACCACGCGAAGCGGCTGGGCGCCGAACCGCTGGCCCGCGTCGTCGCCTCGGCGGTGGTCGGCGTCGAACCGGACCGGTTCGCCCTGGCTCCCGTGCCCGCCGTCCACCGGGTCCTCGAACGCGCCGGCCGGTCCTTGTCCGACCTGCGCGTCCTGGAGATCAACGAGGCGTTCGCGGCCATGGTGCTCAGCTGCCTCGACGAACTCGGCGGCATCACGGAGAACATGGTCAACCCCAACGGCGGCGCCATCGCCCTGGGCCATCCGCTGGGTGCCTCGGCCGCACGTGCCCTGGTCGACTGCGCCCGCGAAGTCCGCCGCCGCGGCGGGGGGCTGGGCGTGATGGCGGCCTGCATCGGAGTGGGGCAGGGCATCGCCGTGCTGGTGGAAGCATGA